A genomic region of Oceaniferula marina contains the following coding sequences:
- a CDS encoding sulfatase-like hydrolase/transferase, with protein sequence MSHSLHTHWFRSFSILSLLTVLCLSLHTVSAASPKQPNILFILLDDLGKEWVDCYGAEGIELPNINKLADSGMQFSNAYSMPQCTPSRVTLLTGQYPYTHGWVNHWDVPRWGGGCHFDPAKNPSLPRVLKKAGYATAAAGKWQIDDFRVEPEAMQTVGFDDYCMWTGYEAGVKASSKRYWDPYIHTRSGSKTYPGQFGEDIFTDFLISFMKKNKDKPMFLYYPMCLPHGPLTTTPLEKSVKGKENTHRAMVRYTDHILGKLMASLDDLGIRENTIVIWTTDNGTSGSLKNTLNGRLVKGGKTKTTENGINAPFIVNCPGRVPKGKTTDALIDFADLLPTFAELAGTQPSSKFQCDGVSFAKLLLGQADDSPRTWILGMGGRNEARLTADGVQNKYRFRDRVVRNKRYKLYFNLERKPVKLVDLKTDPGEQTNLIERPELQPVIKELQSVEKQWPDEDKAPVYTPNPPQKWDVKIKK encoded by the coding sequence ATGTCTCATTCCTTGCACACCCACTGGTTCCGTAGTTTCAGCATCCTCAGTCTACTCACAGTACTTTGCTTATCGCTTCACACGGTTTCCGCAGCTTCCCCCAAACAACCTAACATTCTATTCATCCTGCTCGACGATTTGGGAAAAGAGTGGGTTGATTGTTATGGGGCCGAAGGCATCGAACTCCCCAACATCAACAAGCTGGCGGACTCGGGCATGCAATTCAGCAACGCCTACTCGATGCCACAGTGCACCCCCAGCCGGGTCACCCTGCTTACCGGCCAATACCCATACACCCATGGATGGGTCAACCACTGGGATGTTCCACGCTGGGGTGGTGGCTGCCACTTCGATCCGGCAAAAAACCCATCCCTTCCACGAGTGCTAAAAAAAGCAGGCTATGCCACAGCTGCGGCAGGTAAGTGGCAAATCGACGACTTCCGTGTCGAACCCGAAGCCATGCAAACAGTCGGCTTTGACGACTACTGTATGTGGACTGGTTATGAAGCCGGGGTCAAAGCCAGCTCCAAGCGATATTGGGACCCCTACATTCATACCCGCAGTGGCAGCAAAACCTATCCGGGCCAATTCGGAGAAGACATCTTCACCGATTTTCTGATATCATTCATGAAGAAGAACAAGGACAAGCCCATGTTCCTCTATTACCCGATGTGCCTTCCTCACGGTCCATTAACAACAACACCGCTGGAAAAAAGTGTCAAAGGCAAGGAAAACACCCACCGGGCAATGGTTCGCTATACCGATCACATTCTCGGCAAGCTGATGGCCTCTCTTGATGACCTCGGCATCAGGGAGAATACCATCGTGATTTGGACCACCGACAACGGAACGTCCGGATCTCTGAAAAATACGCTCAATGGCCGTCTGGTCAAAGGAGGTAAAACCAAAACCACTGAAAATGGCATCAACGCCCCCTTTATCGTCAACTGCCCTGGACGCGTGCCAAAAGGAAAAACCACCGACGCCCTGATTGATTTCGCCGACCTTCTGCCGACCTTCGCTGAATTGGCGGGGACGCAACCGTCGTCCAAGTTTCAATGTGACGGAGTGTCTTTTGCCAAACTTCTGCTTGGGCAGGCCGATGACTCGCCCCGCACCTGGATTCTCGGTATGGGCGGACGAAACGAAGCACGACTGACTGCTGACGGTGTCCAAAATAAATACCGGTTCAGAGATCGGGTCGTGCGTAACAAACGCTACAAACTCTACTTCAACCTCGAGCGCAAACCCGTCAAACTGGTCGACCTCAAAACCGACCCAGGCGAGCAAACCAACCTGATCGAACGCCCCGAATTGCAACCCG
- the aspS gene encoding aspartate--tRNA ligase, with product MRTHTCNELHHSNIGETVTLIGWVNSNRDHGGVAFIDLRDREGMTQVVFRPEENAKAAELAKSLRSEDMIQVSGKVEERPEIDGNSTVNPDMATGSIEISASELVIVNKSEVLPFQLDKELSNEDLRMKYRYLDLRRARMTRNLRLRHRITQSTRNFLDADGYCEIETPILSKSTPEGARDFLVPSRMHPNHFYALPQAPQQYKQLLMCGGIEKYFQIARCFRDEDLRADRQPEFTQIDIESSFVTPDDMHGLIEGLLGKVFKDALGVEIPASFDRMTYVDAMNTYGSDKPDRRFEYHLTELSEELKDCEFRVFSGAIANGGVVKAINAKGFAGATQGQIEKLTQTAIEAGSKGLAYIQARDVDRSTWRSPFVKRMTDEEVEALREKLNIEPGDLILFGAGEWESVCEVLGRIRLECANLQNLLEGNEELNFLWVTEFPLLGFDEEENKWNAVHHPFTRPIPEDVDQLIAATKAELDDESQRYAGLRAQAYDVVLNGYELGGGSIRIHEAELQSAMFTALGVTEEEKESMFGHILEAFKFGAPPHGGIALGLDRLAMLICGESSIREVIAFPKNNRGMDIMSASPAAVDFKQLRELRIQSTVKDKPKA from the coding sequence ATGAGAACGCATACATGTAACGAACTTCACCACTCCAACATTGGAGAAACCGTCACCCTGATCGGCTGGGTCAACTCAAACCGGGACCACGGCGGTGTCGCCTTCATCGACCTCCGTGACCGCGAAGGCATGACCCAGGTTGTCTTCCGTCCGGAAGAAAACGCCAAAGCTGCCGAACTTGCGAAGTCATTGCGCAGCGAGGACATGATCCAAGTTTCCGGTAAGGTGGAAGAACGCCCTGAAATCGACGGCAACTCAACCGTCAACCCCGACATGGCCACCGGCTCCATTGAAATTTCAGCCTCCGAGCTTGTCATCGTTAATAAATCCGAAGTGCTCCCCTTCCAACTCGATAAGGAGTTGTCCAATGAGGACCTCCGGATGAAGTACCGCTACCTCGACCTGCGTCGCGCCCGGATGACCCGCAACCTCCGTCTGCGCCACCGGATCACCCAGTCGACCCGAAACTTTCTCGATGCAGACGGATACTGCGAAATCGAAACGCCGATCCTCTCAAAATCCACTCCTGAAGGTGCCCGCGATTTTCTGGTCCCCTCACGGATGCATCCCAATCACTTCTACGCGCTACCTCAGGCACCGCAGCAATACAAACAGCTCCTGATGTGCGGAGGGATCGAAAAATACTTCCAAATCGCCCGCTGCTTCCGCGATGAAGACCTACGCGCCGACCGCCAACCGGAATTCACCCAGATCGACATTGAGTCCTCATTTGTCACCCCAGACGACATGCACGGACTCATCGAAGGGCTGCTCGGCAAGGTCTTCAAGGATGCTCTCGGGGTCGAGATTCCGGCATCCTTCGACCGCATGACTTACGTCGATGCGATGAACACCTACGGATCGGACAAACCCGACCGCCGTTTCGAATATCATTTGACCGAACTTAGCGAAGAGCTCAAGGACTGCGAATTCCGCGTCTTTTCGGGAGCGATCGCCAATGGCGGAGTCGTCAAGGCGATCAACGCCAAAGGCTTTGCCGGAGCGACCCAAGGACAAATCGAAAAACTGACCCAGACAGCGATCGAAGCCGGATCAAAAGGTTTGGCCTACATCCAGGCCCGTGACGTTGACCGCTCAACCTGGCGCTCCCCCTTTGTCAAACGCATGACCGATGAGGAAGTCGAAGCCCTTCGCGAAAAACTCAACATCGAACCAGGCGACCTCATCCTGTTTGGAGCCGGCGAATGGGAATCCGTCTGCGAAGTGTTGGGCAGGATTCGTTTGGAATGCGCCAACCTTCAAAACCTGCTGGAAGGCAACGAGGAGCTGAACTTCCTCTGGGTCACCGAGTTTCCGCTTCTCGGATTCGACGAAGAAGAAAACAAATGGAACGCCGTGCACCACCCGTTCACCCGCCCGATCCCCGAAGACGTCGATCAACTGATTGCCGCCACCAAAGCCGAACTTGATGACGAAAGCCAACGCTACGCCGGCCTGCGAGCCCAAGCCTACGATGTGGTACTCAACGGTTACGAACTGGGTGGAGGCTCCATCCGAATCCACGAAGCTGAACTTCAAAGTGCCATGTTCACCGCGCTCGGAGTCACCGAGGAAGAAAAGGAAAGCATGTTCGGCCACATTCTCGAAGCCTTCAAGTTTGGTGCACCTCCACACGGAGGCATCGCCCTCGGCCTCGACCGACTGGCCATGCTCATCTGTGGTGAGTCCTCGATCCGTGAGGTGATCGCCTTCCCTAAAAACAACCGGGGAATGGACATCATGTCCGCATCCCCAGCTGCGGTCGATTTCAAACAGTTGCGCGAGCTTCGCATCCAGAGCACTGTGAAGGACAAACCAAAAGCCTAA
- the murA gene encoding UDP-N-acetylglucosamine 1-carboxyvinyltransferase: MDKLFVHGGHTLQGAVHISGSKNASLPILAATLLTGETCIIRRVPDVSDTNYMIQILAALGAEVERSSGTVRITAGTIDHDAPYEIVRKMRASICVMGPLLARLHKASVSLPGGCVIGDRPVDLHLKGLEALGAKIDMEGGNMHIEAAEGLHGSECDLSGKHGPTVLGTDNMMMAAVLAEGTTVIESAACEPEVVDLANFLNKMGAKITGAGTRRITVEGVDKLNGVEHTVIPDRIEAGTFMVAAAMAGCPEKGVTLHRVCREDLVPATEKLVESGHQVEFNEAGTSCTVTPGQNPIGANIVTAPFPGFPTDMQAQFTALFAITPGISVVEDTIFPQRFMHCAEMTRMGADIKVDNGTAVIQGSSDMSGAPVMASDLRASAALVLAGLCSKGTTEINRLYHIDRGYENIDDKLIMLGANIERVRE; encoded by the coding sequence ATGGATAAACTCTTCGTTCACGGCGGCCATACCCTGCAGGGGGCGGTCCACATCTCCGGCTCAAAAAATGCTTCTCTGCCAATCCTTGCAGCAACCCTGCTGACAGGTGAAACCTGTATCATCCGCCGCGTCCCCGATGTTTCGGACACCAACTACATGATCCAAATCCTCGCTGCGCTCGGTGCCGAGGTCGAACGATCCAGTGGAACCGTACGCATCACCGCCGGAACGATCGACCACGACGCGCCTTATGAAATTGTCCGCAAAATGAGAGCATCCATCTGCGTGATGGGACCGCTGCTCGCGCGCCTTCACAAAGCCAGCGTCTCACTACCCGGTGGCTGTGTGATCGGCGACCGCCCGGTCGACCTCCACCTGAAAGGGCTCGAAGCCCTCGGAGCCAAGATCGACATGGAAGGCGGCAACATGCACATCGAAGCGGCTGAAGGGCTACACGGAAGTGAGTGCGACCTCAGTGGCAAGCACGGTCCCACCGTGTTGGGAACCGATAACATGATGATGGCGGCGGTTCTTGCGGAAGGCACCACGGTGATTGAATCCGCAGCCTGTGAACCTGAAGTTGTCGACCTCGCCAATTTCCTCAACAAAATGGGAGCCAAAATCACCGGTGCCGGGACACGCAGAATCACGGTCGAAGGAGTCGATAAGCTCAACGGCGTCGAGCACACGGTGATTCCTGACCGAATCGAGGCAGGCACGTTCATGGTCGCCGCAGCCATGGCTGGATGCCCGGAAAAGGGAGTCACTCTTCACCGGGTTTGCCGTGAAGACTTGGTCCCTGCCACCGAAAAACTTGTCGAATCAGGACACCAAGTAGAATTCAATGAAGCGGGAACCAGCTGTACCGTCACGCCGGGACAAAACCCGATTGGAGCCAATATTGTGACAGCCCCCTTCCCTGGGTTCCCAACCGACATGCAGGCCCAGTTCACAGCCCTGTTTGCCATCACCCCGGGAATCTCTGTGGTTGAAGACACCATCTTCCCCCAGCGTTTCATGCACTGCGCCGAAATGACCCGGATGGGTGCCGACATCAAAGTGGACAATGGCACAGCGGTCATCCAAGGGTCCTCCGACATGTCTGGAGCCCCAGTGATGGCCTCCGACCTGAGAGCATCAGCAGCCCTCGTTCTTGCGGGACTTTGCTCCAAGGGAACCACGGAAATCAACCGACTCTATCATATCGACCGCGGATACGAAAACATCGATGACAAACTCATCATGTTAGGAGCCAACATCGAACGGGTCCGGGAATAG
- a CDS encoding N5-glutamine methyltransferase family protein, which produces MSLTTVLDTIEKGTIYLENKGIDDARRNMQLLVMHQLGCSRVELYMQFDRPMEESELTPLREQLLQRGRGVPLQHLLGTVEFYRREFKTDARALIPRPETEELADILLKHPELQAPPLSEPEIPAPSHLAETDTDKPEGSDTAEEPEPSTDDQRLRILDMGTGTGVLGLTLAAEFSGRCQEVLLADISKEALSLAKENTELLGTPRYQLIQTDLFSQLQGEQFHLIVANLPYIPESDRDSLSSEVMNDPTTALFGGKDGLDIIRDFIQQAPSHLHPGGMIALEIGYDQAPEVESLLQQRGFQSIQTHQDLNQVSRFPIAIFP; this is translated from the coding sequence ATGTCTCTCACCACCGTTCTAGACACCATCGAAAAAGGTACCATCTACCTCGAAAACAAAGGCATTGATGACGCCAGACGCAATATGCAACTACTGGTCATGCACCAACTCGGTTGCTCCAGAGTCGAACTCTACATGCAATTCGACCGACCAATGGAAGAATCTGAACTGACACCTCTGCGCGAGCAATTACTCCAGCGAGGCCGCGGTGTGCCACTTCAACACCTGCTTGGAACCGTAGAATTCTATCGGCGCGAATTTAAAACGGACGCCAGGGCCCTGATCCCGCGCCCGGAAACCGAAGAACTTGCGGACATTTTACTGAAGCACCCGGAGCTCCAAGCTCCCCCGCTATCAGAGCCTGAAATACCGGCCCCCAGTCATCTGGCGGAAACTGACACGGATAAACCAGAGGGAAGCGATACGGCAGAAGAGCCAGAACCATCGACGGATGACCAACGTCTAAGGATTCTCGACATGGGAACCGGCACCGGTGTTCTCGGCCTCACACTGGCAGCCGAATTCAGCGGACGCTGTCAGGAGGTGCTGCTCGCCGATATTTCAAAAGAGGCGTTGAGTCTGGCCAAGGAAAACACCGAACTACTAGGAACGCCCCGCTATCAACTCATTCAGACAGACCTCTTCTCACAATTACAAGGTGAACAGTTCCACCTGATTGTTGCCAATCTTCCCTACATCCCGGAAAGCGACCGCGACTCTCTGTCCTCCGAAGTGATGAACGACCCCACGACGGCACTCTTCGGAGGAAAAGATGGGCTGGACATCATTCGCGATTTCATCCAACAAGCGCCCTCACATTTACACCCCGGCGGTATGATCGCATTGGAGATCGGGTACGACCAAGCCCCAGAAGTCGAATCCCTACTCCAACAACGTGGTTTCCAATCGATCCAAACACACCAAGACTTAAATCAGGTTTCTCGCTTTCCCATCGCCATCTTTCCTTAA